Part of the Paludisphaera borealis genome, CGGTCGACAGCCACCGGCCGACCTCGCCCGCGTTCGTCATCCGCTTGGGATGAAGCTCGTCGCGGAACGGCTCCGGGGCATCGAGCGGGTAGTGGCAGGCGACGATCAGGCGGTCGCCTGCGCGTCGGCGTTCATTCCACAGCGCCTTCGCCGCTTCGAGTTGCGAGCGGGGAAGCATGCCGCGCGCCGACCAGCCGGCGCGAGTGGGGTCGAGGCCGAGGATCGACGTCCGGTCGTCGAGCGGTCGAATCCACGGGTAGTCGGCCGCGCCGGCGAACTCTCCGAACGTCTGCTCAAAATGGCGGTCGCGCGCGGCGGCACCGGTGTAACGGTCGTGATTGCCGGGGATCACCGTGGCCCGCGCGGGATCGCCGAGCCAGAGGGCAAGGGCCTCGCGCGCGGCCTGGAACTCGATCGGCAGGGCCGTCGTGGTGAGGTCGCCCGAGATCAGGATGTGGTCGGGCTTGAGCGCGACGACGCGGTCGACGACGTGCGCCAGCCGCTCCAGCCGGAACTTGCGGGCCCGCCTGACCAGGAGCGCGCTCATCCCAAAGAGCCGCTTGTTGAACAACTGCGCGGGGTTGATCGCGTAGCGCCAGACGTGGACGTCGGAGACGTGGACGAGTCGAATCGGCGGCAAGGCGGACGTTCCGGATGGAAGGATGGCGGATGAGCTGGGCCGAAATCAGCCGTGCCAGCCGACCCAGCCGACGAGGATATCGTAGGCGGTGTGCGCGCCGACGGCGATCCCGAAACCCCGGAGGATGAACACCCAGGCGAAAAAGACCCCCGCCATCCAGCGGAAGACGAATGCGAACCAGGTGAACGACTCGCCGGGGTTACCCGCGTGATGAGCCAGCGAGAACAAGAGCGCCGACCCCGTCACGGCCAGGGCGCACGCCAGCACCTGCGGCGTTTGCAAGATCCGCAGGGCGTAGAAGAAGATCGGCACCAACAGCAGGCGGAAGAGAGCCTCCTCGTAAACCCCCGCGCCAAGGAAGCCGATGAGCTGGGCCAGCTCTTTCCGGCCGGCGTCGGGAGCGACCTGCAAGAGCCGAAGCGTCGGGCCTGATCGCTCCAGGTAGGAGAAACCGAGGTCGACGAGCCGGCTGACGCCGACGAGGCAGACGGCCAGAACGAGGCTCTCGATCAGCATCCCCGCGACGATCGTCGGCGAGAACCGCCATTCCTTGGGTCGCACGGCCTGCCAGCCGAGGAGGATCATCAGCAAGGCCAGCGGTAGGAACCAGTGATCGGTGAGCCCGAGTTCCGCCAGCGACCGGCGCATCCAGGCGTCGGCCCCGGTCCGGATCGTGTTCGACGAGACCCCCGCCAGCCAGGCGACTCCGCCTTCATAAGCCAGGACGATCGGACCGACGAGGGCCAGCGACGGCAGCGGCCGCCGCGTGCTCCCCCAGTACCCTGGAGGGGCGGGCTCCATCGGTTCGATGTAAAGCCGGCGCTTCGACCGCCGCTCGCTCCAGCGTTCCTCGCCGTCGCGGGATCGCGTCAGCCGATAGTCCGGTTGCGAGCGGGAAGTATTCATGGGTACTCTCGATCGATCGCCGTCGGCCGCGGATTCGAGAAACGTCGCCTTCACCCCGGGGGCCGCCGCTCCGTTTCGAACGCTCCAAACTCTTCGTTCTCGTCGAAAATTACGAAATAGGCGTCCGTCTTGTGGGCGTGGTGGGAGGCGGCTAGGATAACCTTATCATACGGATGGGTCGTCCGCTTGACGGCGTCGCAGGCCGGCTTCAGAATAGTGCAGCCCGTGGTTTTCCTTGGTCTGCGATCGGAATTCGTC contains:
- a CDS encoding metallophosphoesterase family protein — protein: MPPIRLVHVSDVHVWRYAINPAQLFNKRLFGMSALLVRRARKFRLERLAHVVDRVVALKPDHILISGDLTTTALPIEFQAAREALALWLGDPARATVIPGNHDRYTGAAARDRHFEQTFGEFAGAADYPWIRPLDDRTSILGLDPTRAGWSARGMLPRSQLEAAKALWNERRRAGDRLIVACHYPLDAPEPFRDELHPKRMTNAGEVGRWLSTVGPHLYCCGHVHRAWAFGPTEITDQLCLNAGAPLLRDPSGANPPGFLEIVLDAADVHVDHHYWNGHDWETRPLVHRPGFFERRAF
- a CDS encoding CPBP family intramembrane glutamic endopeptidase encodes the protein MNTSRSQPDYRLTRSRDGEERWSERRSKRRLYIEPMEPAPPGYWGSTRRPLPSLALVGPIVLAYEGGVAWLAGVSSNTIRTGADAWMRRSLAELGLTDHWFLPLALLMILLGWQAVRPKEWRFSPTIVAGMLIESLVLAVCLVGVSRLVDLGFSYLERSGPTLRLLQVAPDAGRKELAQLIGFLGAGVYEEALFRLLLVPIFFYALRILQTPQVLACALAVTGSALLFSLAHHAGNPGESFTWFAFVFRWMAGVFFAWVFILRGFGIAVGAHTAYDILVGWVGWHG